From the Quercus lobata isolate SW786 chromosome 6, ValleyOak3.0 Primary Assembly, whole genome shotgun sequence genome, one window contains:
- the LOC115950695 gene encoding uncharacterized protein LOC115950695 has translation MEIESVKCECCGLKEDCTQDYINEVKAKFDNKWLCGLCSEAVSDEVSRGKKSFDMEEAVKAHMSFCRKFKSNPAVRVADGMRQMLRRRSGDLSSSSPSPSSSNKKYSKSASTSQVSDASTFSLY, from the coding sequence atggagATTGAATCAGTCAAGTGTGAGTGTTGTGGACTCAAAGAAGATTGTACACAAGACTATATAAATGAAGTCAAGGCCAAGTTTGATAACAAATGGCTATGTGGGTTGTGCTCAGAAGCAGTAAGTGATGAAGTTAGCCGAGGCAAAAAGTCATTTGATATGGAAGAAGCTGTGAAGGCTCACATGTCATTTTGTCGTAAATTCAAATCAAACCCTGCAGTTCGAGTAGCCGATGGGATGAGGCAGATGCTAAGAAGAAGGTCAGGTGatttatcatcatcatcaccatcaccatcttCTTCTAATAAGAAGTATTCAAAATCAGCAAGCACTTCACAAGTGAGCGATGCATCAACTTTCTCATTGTACtaa